The Rissa tridactyla isolate bRisTri1 chromosome 6, bRisTri1.patW.cur.20221130, whole genome shotgun sequence genome includes a region encoding these proteins:
- the PCBD1 gene encoding pterin-4-alpha-carbinolamine dehydratase isoform X1: MAGKAHRLSAEEREQLLPNLRAVGWNEVEGRDAIFKEFHFKDFNRAFGFMTRVALQAEKLDHHPEWFNVYNKVHITLSTHECGGLSERDINLASFIEQVAASLS, translated from the exons ATG GCAGGAAAAGCTCACAGGCTGAGTGCAGAGGagagagagcagctgctgccaaacCTGAGAGCCGTGGGGTGGAACGAGGTGGAAGGCAGAGACGCCATTTTCAAAGAGTTCCACTTCAAGGACTTCAACCGG GCCTTTGGCTTCATGACCAGAGTGGCTCTACAGGCAGAAAAACTAGATCACCACCCCGAATGGTTCAATGTGTACAATAAG GTTCACATCACCTTGAGCACCCACGAGTGTGGAGGCTTATCGGAGCGAGACATCAACTTGGCCAGCTTCATTGAGCAGGTTGCAGCTTCTCTCTCCTGA
- the PCBD1 gene encoding pterin-4-alpha-carbinolamine dehydratase isoform X2, whose protein sequence is MAGKAHRLSAEEREQLLPNLRAVGWNEVEGRDAIFKEFHFKDFNRAFGFMTRVALQAEKLDHHPEWFNVYNKVHITLSTHECGGLSERDINLASFIEQVAASLS, encoded by the exons GGCAGGAAAAGCTCACAGGCTGAGTGCAGAGGagagagagcagctgctgccaaacCTGAGAGCCGTGGGGTGGAACGAGGTGGAAGGCAGAGACGCCATTTTCAAAGAGTTCCACTTCAAGGACTTCAACCGG GCCTTTGGCTTCATGACCAGAGTGGCTCTACAGGCAGAAAAACTAGATCACCACCCCGAATGGTTCAATGTGTACAATAAG GTTCACATCACCTTGAGCACCCACGAGTGTGGAGGCTTATCGGAGCGAGACATCAACTTGGCCAGCTTCATTGAGCAGGTTGCAGCTTCTCTCTCCTGA